One region of Vitis vinifera cultivar Pinot Noir 40024 chromosome 1, ASM3070453v1 genomic DNA includes:
- the LOC104879807 gene encoding uncharacterized protein LOC104879807, which yields MELTQSQHNHSGAIVILLLVFCGFTVMDIVDAVWFNHGGDLSNSRSRSIEEPLINPLLISKLRLKWKFFTGDDTTATPAVAHGVVYFPSWNGYLYAVNAFSGALVWRQHLGELTGLSPAGVVVNVTVSRTTPVIAGHLLIIGIYGPAVVVAINRFSGALVWSTVLDTRPRSQITTSGTPYLEGFYVGVSSLEVTLPAEQCCTFRGSMAKLDIQTGAVLWRTYTIPDNAGKLGGYSGAAIWGSSPAIDTKRNLVYIGTGNLYNAPTEVQQCQANRNNQTIPSQPDQCIAPDVHFDSILALELDSGKIRWFRQFGGYDVFYFVCLVPNNPACPTGPNLDADFGEAPMLLTIFPNGTRRDVVVAVQKSGFAWALDRDTGDIVWFNLAGPGGLEGGGVWGAATDGKRVYTNIVNNAGVRFRLAPSNQTTTFGAWVALDANTGEIVWSTANPSNETAHGPVTVTNGVVFAGSVAPSGPFYAMDAETGTIIWTYNTNATVYGGASVSYGCVFLGHGYSVSLARFHPTWTRGNSVFAFCTV from the exons ATGGAGCTCACTCAGAGTCAGCACAATCACTCTGGAGCTATTGTCATCCTTCTCCTGGTATTTTGTGGATTTACTGTCATGGATATTGTTGATGCAGTT TGGTTCAACCACGGAGGCGACTTGAGTAACAGCAGATCACGCTCCATCGAAGAACCCTTGATCAACCCCCTGCTTATTTCCAAGTTGCGATTGAAATGGAAGTTTTTCACTGGAGATGACACAACAGCAACGCCTGCAGTGGCTCATGGTGTTGTCTACTTTCCTTCATGGAATGGATATTTGTATGCAGTGAATGCATTCAGTGGTGCTCTTGTATGGAGGCAGCATCTAGGGGAGCTCACAGGGCTGAGTCCAGCAGGGGTTGTGGTGAATGTAACTGTGTCAAGAACGACACCTGTAATAGCTGGTCATCTCCTTATCATAGGAATATATGGCCCTGCAGTGGTTGTTGCCATCAATCGGTTTAGCGGGGCACTTGTGTGGTCCACTGTTCTGGATACACGTCCTAGATCTCAAATCACCACGTCTGGAACCCCctacttaga GGGTTTCTATGTAGGTGTATCATCACTTGAGGTAACTCTACCGGCTGAACAGTGTTGCACTTTCCGGGGTAGCATGGCGAAGCTAGACATCCAAACTGGAGCCGTCCTATGGCGAACCTATACAATTCCGGACAACGCTGGCAAACTGGGGGGTTATTCGGGAGCTGCTATATGGGGCAGCAGCCCTGCAATTGACACAAAGAGAAATCTTGTTTACATTGGAACTGGGAACCTGTACAATGCTCCAACTGAGGTGCAACAATGTCAAGCCAATCGGAATAATCAAACAATACCCTCTCAACCCGACCAATGCATCGCTCCAGATGTCCACTTCGACTCCATTCTGGCCTTGGAGTTAGACTCTGGAAAAATCAGATGGTTCCGACAATTCGGAGGCTACgatgtattttattttgtttgcctGGTGCCGAATAACCCAGCTTGTCCGACTGGGCCTAACTTGGATGCGGACTTTGGAGAAGCTCCAATGCTGCTCACCATATTTCCAAATGGCACCAGGCGTGACGTTGTGGTTGCTGTGCAGAAAAGTGGGTTTGCATGGGCCCTAGATCGAGATACGGGTGATATAGTATGGTTCAAT CTGGCAGGGCCCGGTGGTCTGGAAGGAGGAGGAGTGTGGGGTGCAGCCACAGACGGGAAAAGGGTGTACACTAACATCGTGAATAACGCGGGAGTGAGGTTCAGGCTGGCACCCTCCAACCAAACCACGACGTTCGGAGCATGGGTAGCATTGGATGCAAATACAGGAGAAATTGTATGGTCAACAGCCAACCCCAGCAATGAAACTGCCCATGGCCCAGTGACGGTGACTAATGGAGTGGTTTTTGCTGGGTCAGTGGCCCCTTCAGGCCCATTCTACGCAATGGACGCAGAAACAGGGACTATTATATGGACATATAACACCAATGCCACCGTGTACGGTGGCGCATCAGTGAGCTACGGTTGTGTTTTCTTGGGCCATGGCTATTCAGTGAGTTTAGCCAGGTTCCACCCGACGTGGACTCGAGGAAATTCTGTCTTCGCATTCTGCACTGTGTGA
- the LOC104879808 gene encoding uncharacterized protein LOC104879808 has translation MELPQNQNNGYVTVIISVLVLSGFTVMDLADAVWVSHGGDLGNTRSRSIHDEPFINPVLISKLQLKWKFFTGDDTTATPAVADGVVYFPSWNGYLYAVNAFNGALVWRRHLGELTGLSPTGIVVNVTVSRTTPAVADDLIVIGIYGPAVVVAVNRLKGTLVWSTVLDPHPRSQITMSGTPYSGDFYVGVSSLEEALPPEQCCTFRGSMAKLDIGTGEVLWRTYMIPDNGGQIGGYSGAALWGSSPAIDIKRGLVYIGTGNLYSAPAEVLECQARRNNQTTPSQPDQCVDDPNVHFDSILALELHSGKIRWFRRFESYDVFYFACLVPNNPTCPPGPNLDADFGEAPMLLTIFSNGTKRDVVVAVQKSGYTWALDRDSGDIVWFNVAGPGGLEGGGVWGAATDGKRVYTNIVNSYLASFRLAPSNQTTTSGAWVALDANTGEIVWSTTNPSNETAHGPVTVANGVVFAGSVAPSGPFYGMDAETGTIIWTYNTNATVYGGASVSYGCVYLGHGYTVALAKFHPSWNRGTSLFAFCTL, from the exons ATGGAACTTCCCCAGAATCAAAACAACGGCTATGTCACCGTCATCATTTCTGTCCTGGTACTCTCTGGATTTACTGTCATGGATCTTGCTGATGCAGTT TGGGTAAGCCATGGAGGCGATTTGGGTAACACAAGATCACGCTCCATTCATGACGAGCCCTTCATCAATCCGGTGCTTATTTCCAAATTGCAGTTAAAATGGAAATTTTTCACTGGTGATGACACAACTGCTACCCCAGCGGTGGCCGATGGGGTAGTCTACTTCCCATCATGGAATGGATATTTGTATGCAGTGAATGCATTTAACGGTGCTCTTGTATGGAGGAGGCATCTAGGGGAGCTCACAGGGCTTAGTCCAACAGGGATTGTAGTGAATGTAACTGTGTCAAGAACCACACCTGCAGTAGCTGATGATCTTATCGTTATAGGAATCTATGGCCCGGCAGTGGTTGTTGCTGTCAACCGATTAAAGGGGACGCTCGTGTGGTCCACCGTGCTAGATCCACATCCCAGATCTCAAATCACCATGTCTGGAACACCTTACTCCGG GGATTTCTACGTTGGCGTATCATCACTAGAGGAAGCCCTACCTCCTGAACAATGTTGCACTTTCCGGGGTAGCATGGCCAAACTAGACATTGGAACTGGAGAGGTACTCTGGAGAACCTATATGATTCCAGATAATGGTGGCCAAATAGGAGGCTACTCAGGAGCTGCTTTGTGGGGCAGTAGCCCTGCCATTGACATTAAAAGAGGTCTTGTTTATATTGGAACTGGAAACCTATACAGTGCTCCAGCTGAGGTGCTAGAGTGTCAAGCCAGGCGAAATAATCAAACAACCCCCTCTCAACCTGATCAGTGCGTCGACGATCCAAATGTTCACTTCGATTCCATTCTTGCCTTGGAATTACACTCCGGAAAAATCAGATGGTTTCGCAGATTCGAGAGCtatgatgttttttattttgcatgccTAGTGCCCAATAATCCAACCTGTCCTCCTGGACCTAACTTGGACGCTGACTTCGGAGAAGCTCCAATGCTGCTCACCATATTTTCAAATGGCACAAAACGTGATGTTGTTGTTGCTGTCCAGAAAAGCGGATATACGTGGGCTCTAGATCGCGACTCCGGTGATATAGTTTGGTTCAAT GTGGCTGGACCAGGCGGTCTGGAAGGAGGAGGAGTGTGGGGTGCAGCTACAGACGGAAAAAGGGTTTACACAAATATAGTAAATAGCTATCTTGCGAGCTTCAGGCTAGCACCATCCAACCAAACCACGACGTCTGGGGCATGGGTAGCGTTGGACGCAAATACAGGCGAAATTGTGTGGTCCACAACAAACCCCAGCAATGAAACTGCACATGGTCCAGTTACGGTGGCCAATGGTGTGGTTTTTGCTGGGTCCGTGGCACCTTCAGGCCCATTCTACGGAATGGACGCAGAAACAGGAACTATAATATGGACATATAACACCAATGCCACCGTGTACGGTGGTGCATCAGTGAGCTACGGCTGTGTTTACCTGGGGCATGGGTATACAGTGGCCTTAGCCAAGTTCCATCCCAGTTGGAATCGTGGAACCTCACTCTTTGCATTCTGCACCTTGTGA